The sequence tgcaataaaaatcattttaatttaaatacttgaaattatgcatggcttatacgcagtccaagttacgagttctacaatcttttttattgtaatgcccatgggctgttcccgatccaactggcgggagtcggttatcccatggcacCTTTCCCCATGAACTCCCGGAGGCGCGGCGTGGAGGGTAATAGTTTAGATGACGGGGGCCGACGTACCCTTAGAAAAAAAGATACTTAGcacaattggtaccagacttgggctaagtatctatatgtccaggtcGGAAGAGCGTCGAGTAGGGAGAGAGAGTAGATCTCGTGGGTCGGCGggtgatgaaaataaaaaatgggccatgggataaccgactcccgctagttggatcgggaatagcctatgggcattacaataaagtagctcaattggtaccagacttgtgctaagtatctatatgtccaagagatcttaggttcgagtctggggaggtacaaactccagtgcctgggctggaggagtcattgagtaatgctgccatgggataaccgactcccgctagttggatcgggaacagcccatgggcattacaataaaaaggcgcctttttatctgtaatgcccatgggctgttcccgatccaactggcgggagtcggttatcccatggcccattactcaatgactcctccagccaggcactggagtttgtacctccccagactcgaacctaagatctcctagacatcaattggtaccagacttgtgctaagtatctatatgtccaagagatcttaggttcgagtttggggaggtacaaactccagtgcctgggctggaggagtcattgagtaatgggccatgggataaccgactcccgccagttggatcgggaacagcccatgggcattacagcCAGTCACGAGCAACTCATGAAAtcacgcctcaagtctgtaagtttacgatatttatttcatgcacGCTCGTGTTTTAACCAATACTAGCATgctatttaaattttctttcatGCATGATATTTACGTGTGGAATAATtgtggaacagtatgcctcctagacgtaatGGGGAACGTGAAATTCCTGAGGGAAGAGATCCACCACCACCTTCACCTCTAGATGCGAATACTGagatgttagctgggatgaataggttcttcgcacagtttgcggggaatgATACTGCAGCCAGGCAAGCTAGGCCCGAGGCTATCTATGAGAGGTTCAAGATGATGAAACCAAAAGAATTTTCTGGGACGACCGATCCCATgattgctgagggatggattaaatccatcGAAGTTATATTTGCTTTTATGatgatggaggatgatgataaAGTCCGATGTTCAACTTTCTTATTTTCTGGTGATGCCTGTCTCTGGTGGGAAAGCACATCTGTAGCCTTTGGATTTGGCTACTCTGAATTGGGAAGGATTCAAGGAAGTATTTTTCTCCAAATACTTCACGGAGGATGTACGTTCCAGATTAACAGGGGAGTTCATGGTTTTGAGACAGTGAGACCTTACAGTTGCTGAATTTGTTTAGAGAGTTGAGCGGGGGTGTAATTTTGTGCCCCTAATCGCTAATGATGCAAATTCCAAGATGCGGCATTTCCTGGATGGTCTGCGACCTATCTTGCGCAGAGATGTTAGGGTTGCTGGCCCCACTACCTATGAAGTTGCTGTGTCCCGAGCTCTATCTGCAGAGCGGGATTTGAGGGACATTGAGAATGATCGACATGGGAAACGACCCTTCCAGGCGACGCAGTCGCAACAGCAGCACAGGAAGACATTTCAGGTGCCTCGAGGTCAGCAACAAAACAAAAGGCAATTTTTGGGGACATCTAAGGGTCCAGGACCACAGCAGCAAAGGACAAATAACCAGTAGCCCTATGATATTCCTCAATGTCCGAATTGCAAGCGCATGCATACTGGAGAGTGCCGATGGGGATCAGGAAAATGTTACAAATGTGGTTCTACCGACCACATGTTCAAGAAATGCCCACGGAGGGGTCAGCCGACTCATGGCAGGGTGTTTACTATGGTTGCCAAGGAGGCAAACCCAGACACTACCCTTCTCACAGGTAACAGTTTATTTGAGCACTTAATCAGTATTGGGATTTTCTTGCTTGATTGAATTTTTGGTGATATTAGAATGCTGATTAATTGGGTAATTATCTGGttgaaaatttcaatttatgGGAATTTTAGGAAGTTAAATTTATCTGGTGCAATGCTACTAATATTACAGGAAAGATATTAATATCTGGGGTAGCCTCGAAGATTCTGATAGATTCTGGAGCTACTCACTCTTTTATATCAGATGTGTTTGCAAGTCAGCTGAATGTTAAGTCCACTAGAATTGAAGTGAATTACTTTGTGTTAATTCCATCCGGAGAATAAATATCGGCTAATAGTATGGTCAAAGACATAGATCTTGAAATGCAAGGCCATCTAGTTTATGCTGATTTGATTTTGCTGTCAATGCCAAAATTTGATGTCATTttaggaatggattggttgaCAAGAAACAGAGTTTCAATTGATTTTCGGCGGAGGACAGTGTTGGTAAGACCTATAGACAGGGAACCGTTTGTGTTTGAGCCTGATAGGTTCAGGAATCTACCTCgaattatttcatgtattaaAGCGAGGAAACTCATTTTCAAGGGGTGTCAAgctttcttggccagtattATTTCAACTCCTGAAGTACCCAACCAGTCTTTATCAGATGTTCCAGTGGTCAGGGATTTTACTGACGTGTTTCCAGATGACGTTGCTGGTATTCCACCGaagagagaggtggaattttctattgatctGTTTCCAGGTACTGTGCCAATTTTCAATGCACCGTATCGATTAGCTCCCAAGGAAATGTCCGAACTCAAGCAACAAATACAAGAGTTGTTGAGCAAAGATTTCATttgccctagtttctcaccatggggagcaccagttctctttgtaaagaagaaagatgagaGTTTaaggctgtgtattgattaccgagagttgaacaaagtgacggtgaagaacaagtatccattaccaaggattgaagatctttttgatcagcttcagggagcgTTAGTGTTTtccaagatagatcttcgttttggatatcatcagttgaggGTAAAGGATTCTGATATCTtcaagacagctttcaggactcggtatgggcattacgagttcttagtgatgtcaTTTGGAGTGACTAATgctccagcgatcttcatggatctcatgaatcgcgtgtttcaTCCGTATTTAGATAAGTTTGTCATAGTATTCACTGATGACATTCTTATCTATTCAGAAAGCTGTGAGGAACATAGTCAGCATTTGCGTACAGTGTTGCAAACTTTGCAAAGCCATAAATTGTACACAAAGTTTAgcaagtgcgaattctggtagGGCAGAGTGgcatttttgggtcatatcatttcaagtAGTGGCATTGAAGTTGACCCGTCTAAAGTAGAAGCAGTGAAACAATGGGTTGTACCCAAGAACGCGTCAGAGATTTGCAGTTTTCTTGGATTGGCGggttattacaggaagttcattCAAGGTTTTTCTTTGATTGCAGTGCCTCTTACTTCCTTGACTAAGAAAAATGCCAAGTTTTTGGGAGCACCGAATGCCAGAAGagtttcgatactttgaagcaatcTCTTATTACAGCACCAGTGTTAgtcatgccatcagggcaaggaaattttgtgttgtataccgatgcttccaAGCTTGGGTTGggtgcagttctgatgcagcatgacAGGGTAATtgcatatgcttctcgacagttgaaagtgcatgagaagaactaccctactcatgatcgtgagttagccgccgttgtctttgctttaaaaatttggaggcattatttgtatggtgagaaatgccagatatttacagatcacaggagcctcaagtatttcttcactcaagaggaattgaatatgcgtcagagacGGTGGCTAGAGTTGGTAAAAGATTACGATTGTAACATTAGCTACCATACGGGGAAAGCTAATATagttgcagatgctttgagccgaaAAATAGTAGTCGTAGCACAGTTGACAGTACAGAGACCTCTTTACTTGGAGATGCAGAGGTTGAACCTGGAGGTTTGTTCTAGTGACAGAATTCCTAGATTATCCACACTGATCATTCAGTCTTCCTTGACCGATCGAACTCGTAATGGACAGTCTTCTGATGATCAGTTGCAAAAATGGAGACTGAGTGATGAATCCAAGGGCAGAATTATCTATACAGTGGTTGATGGGATTATTAGATatagaggtagaatgtgggtgcctagtgttgattcgatcaggaGTGATATTTTGTCTGAGGCACACATGTCTCCGTACCccattcatccagggagtacaaagatgtataaggatATGCAATTGCTCtgttggtggccaggtatgaaaagaGACATTCGacgatttgtatctgaatgtctaacttgtcaacaggttaaagcagagcatcaaagaccagcaggaccTCTCAAGACACttcccattcctgagtggaagtgggagaacattaCCATGGATTTTATAGTGGGATTGCCTAGATCAGTGAGGGGatctaatgccatttgggtgatagtcgatCGACTTACAAAGTCTGCTCATTTTCTACCAATTAAGATGACTTTTACCATGACACAATATGCAGAGTTATACATCCGAGAAATAGTCAGACTtcatgggatcccagtttcgATTGTGTCTGAAAGAGACCCAAGGTTCACATCAtatttttggaagagtttgcatacaGCCATGGGAACCAAGCTACTCTTCAGtacagctttccatcctcagacagatggacaatcagagagggtgattcagattttggaggacttatttcgtgcttgtgtgatcgatttccaagggagttgggaatcgaagttgcctctagtagagttcacctacaacaacagttttcaatcgtcgatatgaagctttgtatgggaGAAAATGCAGATTGccaattcattgggatgaagttggcGAGAGGTCAGAGATTGGGCCAGatattgttcagcagactgcagacaTGGTAGTACAAAttcgagataggatgaagactgcgcatagtagacagaagagttatgctaaCAGAAGGCGGAGAGATCTTGAATTTGCTGTAGGAGATCATGTGtttgtaaagatagcacctatgaaaggtgttatgagatttggaaagaaaggcaaGTGGAGCCCGAGATTCATAGGGCCATTCGAGATACTCAACCGGGtggggacactagcttatcgtgtagctctaCCGTCGAATCTGGCTGGAGTGCACAATGTGTTTCACGTTTCTATGTTAAGGAAATACATTGAGAATCATTCACATGTtttgaactttgaaccgttgcagcttactcctaacctgtcttatgaggaaagacctattCAGATCTTAGGCAGACAGGAAAGGAAATTACGGAACAAAGTTATCAATCTGATCAATGTAAAACCCAAGATTTTGTgatcgtgataatattttttgtaatttaagtgtgttaggattattcaatatttgggtatctatctcattattttatttgagatgTAAGATTTACAGTTTATCTAAAGTTGAGTGGATAATTATATCGTGCACAATATTTTTGGAGCCcaagatttaagataatattgtgcatatattttgaacttgggataataaataagtctatcacaatccaagaattaaataagaaatttggatataagcaGATAAAGTTGGAGttataaattcaaagttggaaagatttttaccagataaagatctaagatttgatatacctgGATAGAGATTAAACAGAGGATAATATGATctctaaattttgaaatatccaAGGGATGAATATTTAGATTTCGAAATATTATCCAAGATAACGGATAAAGAATGATAATTATcctagatttaaagtttgattcaaaattCAAACGCGAGGATAATACACGATCAGGATAGCAGCCaccccctataaataggagacgctctcattcagaatttacacatcaaatttcgagtttttcatccccaattttcgaaattcctcttcgaaaattctgcacgagtcaacaaaattatgtccaagttcagaaattcgTTTCTCTCTCTCGGGTACTCggaatccgatctccaccgttcagaatGTGCTTCCATATGTNTTAAAATTCGTTATGCATGTTTCTtcgttttttttatgaaaatacggtCGAGTACACCTTCTTCTTCTACTCCATTCTTGTGTTGGTTGTCATGTGGTTTTGGACACTATGAGGATTCGACTGTATATGGGAGGGAATCCCAACCATGATATGACCCTCATACGGTGGGGATATAACCGattcggcctcgcccccttagaggagtaaaaattagggactgatatcagtaaaccatagaaagttgaggaatctcagtgtctggtcaatgttatgcatgtgctatgaatgatgttatgcaagtcatgtgatttttgaaattatgcatattgttatattgtgctcgaacgaccccccacttgctgagtatttccaaaaatattcaccccttactctaccatccccagataaatcagaagaagaaatagagaaagaagaatcagGCACCGGTTTTTGGACTGATGGTGGACATATGaagaaatttaattaagaatatgttcttgtgagttttaattcaagttgtaaacgcttccgcagatttttatcgttttcagagttactattgtaaagacgattccatttttatggtatttatgatataaactggtttcggtttatactgtactacgaggcttgttgtttagcaattatgtgattgttgaataacgccgatgtcgactaaccccggtctcggggcgtgacatttaagtggtatcagagccgccaggttgaTAATCCAAATGAGGAAAATtttacggaaaaataaaaatcggCAAGATTATGCAAAGAGCCGATGTGGTCCCCTCCGGAACAACCCAATGAGTAATATTCACATGTTTGTGAGACATGGTTCGCAAACGCGAGATTTCTTCATTTAGACCTTCAAAATCGCGTTTTTGCCGTTTTAGGAAAGTTTCGTAAATCTTATAACTTTCtgaagaaaatttcaaattcgatTCCGTCAGTTGTTCTGGAATCCTCTCGacctatttttttttcttcagtaCATATGTTTTTATCTTGAAACCTTCCATTTTGGAAAATTTCTCGAAAAAATCTCGTTCAACGCGTTTCTTATAGTGCTTATCGGATTTTTATGGAAATAGATTAAGGAAACAATTAGTATTTACCTATATTGTTGGGATTATATATATCTGAGATGAGTTGACTTAAGCTCCTGACTTATGAAATATTTGGTTTGGGGACAACAAattatttatggaaaaaaaaaactaatatgtAAAAATCTGAGATAAGagttataataagttttgaatatTCCAATATATAAGTTGATTTTGGGCAGTAGTTAAATGTGTGAACATTAATTTGGGTTCTTAAGAATGCTAAGCGTTAACTTTaaatatgtatgattttggGTTATCTTGTTTAAATGAGTGTGGGAAACAATATCTTCTGGTttagaaatttatatattttgggATAACTAGTAGATTACGACCTTATGTGAATAAAATAAGTTATGAGATATTGATGGATACTGAGGAAAATAGAGcataataagttttgactttTGTTAGGGTACTAAGAATGATTCAAGGAGAAAGATATTCAATGAAAATAGTTTGTGTTGGGTCTCTATAAGATCATTGTCTTGAGTAAAGTAAGATTAAGCACAAGAATTAATTGAGTATTAATTTCACTCGTACAAGGttgaataagattttattttatgacgactgagttataatttttgggatttaagtAAGTAGGCTATAAATTGATATTGAGTTAAGTACCAAGATTTTATATGACTTTTAAGTTTTGAGATGGTAATCGTGATAATTTCAAGATAGAATAAAATCAACATCAGTTCGCATATATTCAGTGCCGACTTGATTCAAAGCACTTTGGTAGATTTCGATGTCATCATatggatggattggttatctaaGAGCCGTGCAATAGCAGATTGTCGGAGTAAGAATTTCAAACTCCAAACCGCgaaccaagaagaaatcaggTATCATGGAAATGCCAAAAGATAAAAATACATTCTTTTTGCTTTCCAGACTTGGAAATCCGTAAAATCGGGAAAGAATTTACCTAGTAATGGTGAACAAAGTGCAGAAGAAATTGAGCTCAAGTTGGAAGATACCCCAATAGTGCGGGAATTCTCGGACGTTTTTTTCGGAAGAATTACCTGGGATAGTCTCGGATCACGAGTTTGAGTTCGAAATCTATCTAGTTCTTGGTGTTGCACCAATTCCAAAGCATCATACCGAATGATGCCAGCTGAACTCTAGATGCTAAAAgaacaactccaagaattgctagacaagaaGCAATTTCAACCGAGTACGTCTCCATAAGGaactccagtactgtttgtgaaTAAGGAAGACAGaagtatgagattgtgtataGATTATAGAGAACTCAATAAGATCACAATCGAGAATAAATATCTTCTTCCAATGATAGACGATCTTTTCGATCAACTTAAAGAAGCTACAACTTCTCCAAACTCGGCCTGAGAACATGCTACTACCAATTGAAGGTCAGGGCTGAAGTTTTTCCCAAAACAGCTTTCCGAAAAAGGTACATGCATTATGAGTTCACAGTAatgcattttttttcttgacGAACGTGTCGACAGCCTTCATTGATCTAATGAATAGGGTTTCAAGCAATTATTTGACAAACTTTTTAGCGGTGTTCACCGAAGAGATCCTCATttactcaccaagtgaagaagaCCACAAAGAACATCTCCATTTCACTTTTCATAGATCAATGGAGAGAGAATTGTATTCCAGTTCAATAAAGGTGAGTTTCGGCTACAGAACGTCACCTTCTTAGGTCACATAATATGTGAGACATGAGTATTTGCGAACCTAAGGAAGCCGAAGAAATTACAGGATGACCAAGACCAAGGACAAGGACAAAAATTTAGAGCTTCTTAAGATTGACGAGCTGTTATCGGGAATTTGTCCAAGGTTTTCCCTTGATAGCAATACAGCTTACAAAACTTACAAAAGAACGCTAAATCAAATTGGAGCAAAGAATGTGAGAAAAGTTTTGAAACCTTAAAGAGGAAACTTGCAACCACAATAGTGGTAGTGCTGCCTGATGAGGGCAatgatttttcttcaattaCAGAGATGCGTCAAAGAAAGGTCTAAGATATGTGCTCATGCAAGAAAGAAGAGTAATTTCCTTTGCATCAAGGCAATTGGAATTGTATAAGCAAAATTACCCAACCCGCGACCTTGAGTTAgccgcagtagtttttgcattaatGAATATAAGGTATTACCTTTACGATGCCAAGTGTGAGATCTTCACTAACCATCAGAGCCTCGAGTATTTGTTCACGGGGAAAGAATTGAACACGAGGCAGAGATGAtggataaaaattattttgatgcaACGATAAGCTATCTTCCAGGCAAGGCGAACGAGATAGTTGATAGTTTAAGTCGGAAAA comes from Primulina huaijiensis isolate GDHJ02 chromosome 2, ASM1229523v2, whole genome shotgun sequence and encodes:
- the LOC140991783 gene encoding uncharacterized protein — its product is MVKDIDLEMQGHLVYADLILLSMPKFDVILGMDWLTRNRVSIDFRRRTVLVRPIDREPFVFEPDRFRNLPRIISCIKARKLIFKGCQAFLASIISTPEVPNQSLSDVPVVRDFTDVFPDDVAGIPPKREVEFSIDLFPVPLTSLTKKNAKFLGAPNARRVSIL